The region AAATCAGATCTCTCAATATCTTAGGCAAGAAAACAGTCTTTATGACAACTATTTATCGTACAAGTGCGCGTAGCATCCGTACGTGTCCGTCTTTTTGCATATTTCCATGAGGTATCAATGTTCAATTCTATCTAAGTACTGAGCATCGTTATGCACAAATACAGCCAACGATGGGATTCTGTCAGATTTAAATGCAACTTTACgtagatttttgtttgtttttggcaaagaAATGgcgagattgttttttttcttcaattcgATTTGAATGAACAAATCCTAAACACGTTTGACGAACAAAATGAATGAGTTAATGATAATAAatcataataaaaaataaaagcaatcAGATTAAAGATAAAAAGTCATTTCGAGTAAATTTCAGAAAACTTTGATAGCTGGAGTGCTAGATCAAGACAATCAAATTCATAAGTACACAAATGCAAAACAGTCATAGCTTAACTAGTAACTttaaagtaacaaaaaaatgtttatcatGTCAGATGGTTTTTTTAAAAGTTTATAGTTCTACAgacaaaaagtaaaaaaataaaataaaataatgatgTATGTTTATTCGTATTATCAGGATGTTTTAAAAAGCAGATCATAAATTAGATTCAAACATGTGTCGGTGAAAGCAGTTAAAATGCAATTCGAAAGATTCCGACCAAACAGATCCTACACAAGCATTATCCTCCTTGTACCTAGTCGATTGTACCAAATTATGCAACTGTAGCAGCTATACCGGTATGGTGAACGTACTTGTTTCACGTTTGCCTGTTCACATTCCGCAAACTTTGCTCAATCTTCGGCGATCTCTGTATCTGTTTGCCATCGGCATCCTGTCCATAATCTACAGAGCAGGAGAAGTGCAGTCATGGATCGTTCTGACAGTAAAGGGGAGTTCACAGTGGAGAGCCATTGTACTTTTTTAGTGTACGTGATATCTGCGCGCTTCTCGCTCTACTCGTCAGCATTCTCCGGTTCCTCCTTGGCAGTCATAAACATTTTCTGGCAGAACTGCGTCACCCCCGCTAGCACATCGGTAAACGCCTTCGGTTTGGTCTTCCACGCAACACCGATGTAGTAGACGGGAATGCCGGCCAATGTGATCGCGACGCCCATGCCTACCTCATACGGTGCCACATAGCAAGGCACGATCAGCAGAAACACGCAAATGATGACGAAAAACGTGGGCACCCAGAGCGGAACGCGTATCGGCCGGTGGATATCGGGGCGTGTGTAGCGAAAGTACAGTACCGCGCTCACCGATAGCATAATGAAGAACGTTTCCACGATGCTGCTATAGGTGATAAGGACATACACATCGCTGATAAACAGATACAATAGCGACAGTAAGCACTGTAACGAAAGATAACGAGAGATACAGCGATAGAGAGTGCCTACGTTGttatcggccaccaccggtcataCACCGGCGCGGTTCTAAgacaagagagggagaggtgaGAAAGGGAGTGATGGACGTGGGAGGGGGGCGTGGGTGGGTGTGGATGGAGATGATACTGGTTGTATGCTCACCAAAAACACGAGCGATGGTATCGGCGTGAAGCGGTTGACATTGATATGCGACAGTATCTCGGGCATGTGTCCATTGCGGGCCCCGACAAAGCACATTCGGGACGAGGTCATAATGTGCACCGATAGCCCCCCGAAGGCGGCAATGGCCACCAGAATGGGCATCACGAACGCACCGTAGCTCATCGCTCGCTGGGCAAACGTCTACGGTGGTCAATCCACGGGACCAGACGGACGAAGAGACAGGTCAAAGTAAAGAAACACCGATCGATTCCCACCaatgaagaaaagaatgaaagaagaagaagaagaagaaaacacaaatcatATCAAACAGATCGCAGCGGATTACCGCGGATTCCGGAGTGCATCAGGAGTACAACACCCGGAATCCACACTTACCACGGCAATGGCGTCCGAGGACAGAATGGCTTGCGGTGTCAAGACGGCCACGTACGCCATATTGGCCAGCACGTAAATGGCGGTCACCAAGGGTAGCGAAATGTAAATCGCACGCGGCAGATTCTTGTACGGGTCCCGCAGTTCTTCGGTCATGAAGTTGAGATAATTCCttgagagaacgagagagtaAGATGCATGGGAGATGAGACCGGAACTTGCCTGGCGAACGGCGTGGGACGGCGGCGAACCATGGTAACCTCTGGCTACTATGATACGTTTGACGGAGGAAAACTCACCAGCCGGCGTAGGAAAAGATGCCCGAGTAGAAGGCGACGGAAAGCTTTCCCGGATCGGTTTCCGTGCCTTCGAACGCGTTCTCGAAATTGTCCATACCACCCTCGGCCAGCGCCATCCAGCCAATACCGACCAGGATCACCAGCACGAGGGCACCAATCTTGGTGAACATGAAAACGTTCTGCATCTTGGTCGTCACCCGCACGTCGTAGGCGTTGATGTAGGTAAGGGCACAGATAGTGACCGCGGCAAACAGCTGCAATCCAATCGTCGGCACCGAACAGCCAGCCGCAAACAGTGGCTGGAACACGTAGCTGGCGAACGTGAGCCCCATGATGGCATTCGTGCTGGGACTGCGGACCGGCGGCCCGGAAGACCAGTAGAGAATCGAttagaaaaggggaaaactgCTCCGGTATGCCTTCGTTCTACACTTACACAAATATCACGGTCGCATCCCACAGATAGAGAAACGCCGGCAGTGGACCGTAAGCCTCGTAGATGTAGGCATAATCGCCACCGGACTTGGGTATGGCGGTGCCAAGCTCAGCATAGCACAGGGCACCGATCATGGACAGGACACCACACAAGACCCAGATCACGAGCGACGTACCGACGGAGCCAACCTCCTGCAGCACACCCTTCGGTGAGATGAAGATACCGGAACCGAAAATGATACCCAGTATGATGGCCACTCCCTCGAGCAAACCGAGCgacttcttcatcttcactcTGTcgtccgacgacgacgaggacgggcCAGCGTCCACAGGCGCCATCGACGAAGGTTCACCACCGGTGATGGAACCGAACTCGGTCGCAACCGAGCCATTGCCCGGTGACACGAGATTGTCCTCGGTCGGCGAATGCAGTTCCAGCACTGCCGGACGGTGTTTCAGCGGCATATTGGTACCGCGTCAAGCGCCTGGGGAGGAGTTCGAACGACGCCGAAGAAGAATTTTGGAGTCCCCGTTctatcttcttctcttctcctctctctctctgtgccacACGAAGTCTttgggagaaaaacaaaaaagaacaggttttttttatcaaaaacttaGCAAAAACCaagcaaagaaagaaatggaattttATAAAATGCGGTAGAGGAGCACGAGATGATGGTCTCTCTGTGTCTTGGGGGAATCGTTCCACAATCACTAATTACATTCTCACATCGCTAGGGTACCCTCCGTCGTTGTCAGCCAATTGAGACAGTCAATAATACACTGAACGAACGAGAGTCCCAACTGCTGCTCCACAGCCAGTGGCGTCCACTCAGTAGGCTACCCAATCGCAGCcaccgcagcgcaacgcatGCTACGGCTGACCTCAGCAGCATTCGCAGTGAACCGTGGGCAACTCTTCTGCTGTCACCATCAGTTCCGTATTGATGTCCTTGAtgtcgtgtgcgcgcgcgccccgtATACTTGCCTTATCAGCGGAGATAGCTTCTTACAACAAATAAACACCGAATGACCAAAAACGGCATCCCAGCTAGGCGCACTTGGCAAAGGCAGGGgtcagcagcgcagcagcggcaccggtaGCAACAGTGGCTCTCGTTGTTCTTCCCTTTCACGTACTACAATATAACGCGCGTTCACTGAACTACACAAAATGTCGGCACCATCGCAAAATCGCTTCCCGTCCGTACTGTTAAAAATCACGACACGAGGAATGTAAACTTTAGGGTGGGTGTGCTAATCAATGGATGCCGATACTTGTTTCAAGTGAGGCGAAAGCTGCTGTTTTTGGCTAATGTACCACACGGCCTACTGCCCTGCCGCTA is a window of Anopheles aquasalis chromosome 2, idAnoAquaMG_Q_19, whole genome shotgun sequence DNA encoding:
- the LOC126580207 gene encoding Y+L amino acid transporter 2; the protein is MPLKHRPAVLELHSPTEDNLVSPGNGSVATEFGSITGGEPSSMAPVDAGPSSSSSDDRVKMKKSLGLLEGVAIILGIIFGSGIFISPKGVLQEVGSVGTSLVIWVLCGVLSMIGALCYAELGTAIPKSGGDYAYIYEAYGPLPAFLYLWDATVIFVPSTNAIMGLTFASYVFQPLFAAGCSVPTIGLQLFAAVTICALTYINAYDVRVTTKMQNVFMFTKIGALVLVILVGIGWMALAEGGMDNFENAFEGTETDPGKLSVAFYSGIFSYAGWNYLNFMTEELRDPYKNLPRAIYISLPLVTAIYVLANMAYVAVLTPQAILSSDAIAVTFAQRAMSYGAFVMPILVAIAAFGGLSVHIMTSSRMCFVGARNGHMPEILSHINVNRFTPIPSLVFLCLLSLLYLFISDVYVLITYSSIVETFFIMLSVSAVLYFRYTRPDIHRPIRVPLWVPTFFVIICVFLLIVPCYVAPYEVGMGVAITLAGIPVYYIGVAWKTKPKAFTDVLAGVTQFCQKMFMTAKEEPENADE